The genomic DNA CGTAGCCGATGAAGAGCAGCCCGTGGATCATGCCCATCACCGGGACCGCATCGAAGTCGGTGGTCCGCTTGAGCACGGAGCACACGAGCAGCAGGAGGAAGGAGACCGCCTCGGGGGCCGAGATCAGCCGGAGCCGGCGGAGTGCGGATGCGGTGTCGGTGGCCACAGGGTCCATGGGAACAGCTTTCGGATCGTCCGGAATCCGGGGGGATCTCCCCGGGCAAACTGGACCCCATTGTGTCAGCCGCCCATACCCGGCCTTCCGGGAGGGGTGGCCGAGCCGCTAGCGTCGCCCCGTGGCTCAGTTTCGACTGCAAGGCAGCAAGGTGCTGGCCGTGGACATGGCCGGCGACGCGGTGAAAGCGAAGAACGGCTCGATGGTCGCCTACGACGGCCAGATGTCGTTCAAGAAGCTCACAGGGGGCGGCGAGGGGATACGGGGGATGGTGACGCGCCGGCTGACCGGCGAGTCCATGGAGCTGATGGAGGTGAAGGGGCAGGGCACCTGCTTCTTCGCCGACCGGGCCAGCGTGATCAATCTTGTCGGCCTCCAGGCCGACAAGCTGTACGTGGAGTCGAGCAACCTGCTGGCGACCGACGGCGGGCTGAAGACGGGGACGAGCTTCACCGGGATGCGCGGCGCCAGCACCGGCACCGGGCTCTTCACCACCACGGTGGAGGGCACGGGACAGGCGGCGATCATGTCGGACGGGCCCGCGGTGGTGCTGCGGGTGACGCCGGGCACGCCGCTGGTCGTCGACCCGGGCGCGTACGTCGCGCACACCGGGCAGGTGCAGCAGCACTTCCAGTCCGGCGCCACGTTCCGCACCCTCATAGGCGAGGGGGGCGGCGAGGGGTTCCAGATCCGCTTCGAGGGGGACGGGCTGGTCTACGTACAGCCCAGCGAGCGCAACACGGTGGGGGGTGCGGTCTAGATGCCGTTCCGGATGCTCAATTCGAAGATCGCCGAGGCGCAGGTGCTGCCAGGCCAGACGATGTTCAGCCAGCGGGGGGCGATGCTCGCGTACACCGGGCAGGTCCGCTTCACGCCCAACATCCAGGGCGGCCAGGGCGGGCTGACGTCGATGATCGGCCGCCGGGTGGCGAACGAGGCGACGCCGCTGATGACCGTCGAGGGCTCGGGCACGGTGATGTTCGGGCACGGCGGCCACGAGGTGCACGTGATCGAATTGGCCGGTGACACCCTGTACGTGGAGGCCGACCGGCTGCTGGCCTTCGACGGCTCACTCCAGCAGGGCACCATGTTCATGGGCTCGCAGGGCGGCGTCATGGGGATGGTCCGCGGCCAGGTCACCGGACAGGGGCTGTTCACCACCACCCTCGCCGGCCACGGCGCGGTGGCGGTGATGGCCCACGGCGGCGTCCTGGAACTGCCGATCGCCCCGCAGCGCCCGGTGCACGTGGACCCGCAGGCGTACGTCGCCCACCGCGGCCAGGTGCAGAACAAGCTCTCCACCGCCCTCGGCTGGCGCGACATGGTGGGCCGCGGCTCCGGCGAGGCGTTCCAACTGGAACTGTCGGGCAACGGCACGGTCTACGTGCAGGCATCGGAGGAGAAACTGTGACCGCCGGACCCGTCGTCCACGACATGAACACGCTGCCGCGCAACGACAACGTCCACCCGTACGCCTTCAGCGTCGCGCTCAACGGGCAGTGGTTCCTGCAGAAGGGGAAGATGATCGCCTACTACGGGCAGATCTCCTTCGAGGGCGTCGGCCACGGGGCGTTCGACGGGCTGGTGGCCGGGAGCTTCCACTCGCCGCTGCACGCCGCGGACTGGGTGGTGGCGCAGGGCAGCGGTGTGATGGTCCTCGCGGACCGGGCGTTCGACGTCAACTCCTTCGACCTGGACGACGGCAACCTCACGATCCGCTCCGGGAACCTGCTCGCGTTCGAGCCGGGGCTGGAGCTGAAGCAGTCCATCGTGCCGGGCTTCCTGACGCTGATCGGCACGGGCAAGTTCGTCGCCGTCTCCAACGGCGCCGTCGTCTTCGTCGAGCCGCCGATCCGGGTGGACCCGCAGGCGCTGGTGGGCTGGGCCGACTGCCCGTCGCCGTGCCACCACTACGACCACGGCTACATGCAGGGCCTCCTCGGCGGGATCCGGGCGATGACCGGCATCGGCGGCGCGTCCGGCGAGGAGCACCAGTTCCAGTTCACGGGCGCCGGGCAGGTGCTGCTGCAGTCGACCGAGACGATGCAGGCCGGGCTGGCGACGGGGGCCGTGCCGCATCAGCAGGGCGTGCCGGGCGGCACTCCCGCGGGGTACGGCAGGTAGCGGACGCGGCGGGGG from Streptomyces sp. CMB-StM0423 includes the following:
- a CDS encoding AIM24 family protein; the protein is MAQFRLQGSKVLAVDMAGDAVKAKNGSMVAYDGQMSFKKLTGGGEGIRGMVTRRLTGESMELMEVKGQGTCFFADRASVINLVGLQADKLYVESSNLLATDGGLKTGTSFTGMRGASTGTGLFTTTVEGTGQAAIMSDGPAVVLRVTPGTPLVVDPGAYVAHTGQVQQHFQSGATFRTLIGEGGGEGFQIRFEGDGLVYVQPSERNTVGGAV
- a CDS encoding AIM24 family protein, yielding MPFRMLNSKIAEAQVLPGQTMFSQRGAMLAYTGQVRFTPNIQGGQGGLTSMIGRRVANEATPLMTVEGSGTVMFGHGGHEVHVIELAGDTLYVEADRLLAFDGSLQQGTMFMGSQGGVMGMVRGQVTGQGLFTTTLAGHGAVAVMAHGGVLELPIAPQRPVHVDPQAYVAHRGQVQNKLSTALGWRDMVGRGSGEAFQLELSGNGTVYVQASEEKL
- a CDS encoding AIM24 family protein — protein: MNTLPRNDNVHPYAFSVALNGQWFLQKGKMIAYYGQISFEGVGHGAFDGLVAGSFHSPLHAADWVVAQGSGVMVLADRAFDVNSFDLDDGNLTIRSGNLLAFEPGLELKQSIVPGFLTLIGTGKFVAVSNGAVVFVEPPIRVDPQALVGWADCPSPCHHYDHGYMQGLLGGIRAMTGIGGASGEEHQFQFTGAGQVLLQSTETMQAGLATGAVPHQQGVPGGTPAGYGR